One window from the genome of Streptomyces sp. NBC_01476 encodes:
- a CDS encoding spermidine synthase — MSQEPVPVTRAVDFGTAKLLPDLDRPRAWLLTVDGAPQSYVDLDDPAHLEFEYTRRIAHVLESAFDTPVHAVHLGGGALTLPRRLAHTRPGSPQQVVEADRGLAALVTEYLPVAEPGIAVYTADARQWLAAAPDSSADAIVADVFTGSRVPAHLTSVEFLREAVRVLRPGGVYTANLADAAPFPFLGSQLASVREAFGPDAELCVLAEPGVLRGRRFGNAVLAAARRPLPLDALARLCAGDAFPARVVTGTALRELTGTPVHDASAAPSPEPPEGAFTVG; from the coding sequence ATGAGCCAGGAACCCGTCCCCGTGACCAGGGCAGTCGACTTCGGCACCGCGAAACTGCTGCCTGATCTGGACCGGCCGCGGGCCTGGCTGCTCACCGTCGACGGGGCCCCGCAGTCGTACGTCGACCTGGACGACCCGGCGCACCTGGAGTTCGAGTACACCCGGCGCATCGCCCATGTGCTGGAGTCCGCCTTCGACACGCCGGTGCACGCCGTGCACCTCGGCGGCGGCGCGCTGACACTGCCGCGCCGGCTGGCCCACACCCGGCCGGGGTCACCGCAGCAGGTCGTGGAGGCCGACCGGGGGCTGGCGGCGCTCGTCACCGAGTACCTGCCGGTGGCAGAACCGGGCATCGCCGTGTACACCGCCGACGCCCGGCAGTGGCTGGCCGCGGCGCCCGACAGCAGTGCGGACGCGATCGTCGCCGATGTCTTCACCGGCTCACGGGTGCCGGCGCATCTCACCTCGGTGGAGTTCCTGCGCGAGGCGGTGCGGGTGCTGCGCCCCGGCGGCGTCTACACGGCGAATCTCGCCGACGCGGCGCCCTTCCCTTTCCTCGGGTCCCAACTGGCGTCTGTGCGCGAAGCGTTCGGGCCGGACGCCGAGCTGTGCGTGCTGGCGGAACCGGGTGTGCTGCGGGGTCGCCGCTTCGGCAACGCCGTGCTCGCCGCCGCCCGCCGGCCGCTTCCGCTGGACGCCCTCGCCCGGCTGTGCGCGGGCGACGCCTTCCCGGCCAGGGTGGTGACGGGCACGGCGCTGCGCGAGCTCACCGGGACCCCCGTGCACGACGCGTCCGCGGCCCCGTCACCCGAACCGCCGGAAGGCGCCTTCACCGTCGGCTGA
- a CDS encoding MFS transporter, with protein sequence MPPWAGKNFRLLVSASFITNLGGSGATIAAAYAVIEQGGSATDVGLVAAARTLAMVVFLLVGGAVADRVPRQLVMVVANSANALSQGFFAFLVLTGHPALWQMALLTGIGGAAQAFFSPASQGLLLSTVDGEHAGKAFSVYRLSVNGATIGGAALGGALVAGIGPGWVLAVDATGFAVAAALRSRIEVARAVRDTPSGGILRELHEGWREFVSRSWLWGIVVQFAVVNGVVGACEAVYGPLVAREHLGGAGPWGLALAASGIGTVGGGLLMMRWRPRRILLVGTLAIFPLALPPAALALAPSLGLLVAVMFVAGIAVEVFAVGWMLALHQEIPDEKMARVSAYDWLGSVALTPLAMAAAGPAANAFGRTDALWGSAALVVLLTGAVLVLPDVRRLERRTPEGHVVTADLQVPQPTGQ encoded by the coding sequence ATGCCGCCGTGGGCCGGGAAGAACTTCCGGCTGCTGGTCTCCGCGTCCTTCATCACCAACCTCGGCGGCTCGGGCGCGACCATCGCGGCTGCCTACGCGGTCATCGAACAGGGCGGCAGCGCCACCGACGTGGGCCTGGTGGCGGCTGCCCGCACGCTGGCGATGGTGGTCTTCCTGCTGGTCGGCGGCGCCGTCGCGGACCGGGTGCCGCGGCAGCTGGTGATGGTCGTGGCGAACAGCGCGAACGCCCTCTCGCAGGGCTTCTTCGCGTTCCTGGTGCTCACCGGGCATCCCGCGCTGTGGCAGATGGCGCTGCTCACCGGCATCGGCGGCGCCGCCCAGGCGTTCTTCTCGCCGGCTTCCCAGGGTCTGCTGCTGTCCACCGTCGACGGCGAGCACGCGGGCAAGGCGTTCTCGGTCTACCGGCTGTCGGTGAACGGCGCCACCATCGGCGGCGCGGCGCTCGGCGGCGCCCTGGTGGCGGGGATCGGTCCCGGCTGGGTGCTCGCGGTGGACGCGACCGGTTTCGCGGTGGCGGCGGCGCTGCGCTCGCGGATCGAGGTGGCCAGGGCGGTCCGGGACACCCCGTCCGGCGGCATCCTGCGCGAATTGCACGAGGGGTGGCGGGAGTTCGTTTCCCGCTCCTGGCTGTGGGGCATCGTGGTGCAGTTCGCGGTCGTCAACGGTGTGGTCGGCGCCTGCGAGGCGGTCTACGGTCCGCTGGTCGCCCGGGAGCATCTGGGCGGCGCCGGGCCGTGGGGGCTGGCGCTGGCCGCGAGCGGCATCGGTACGGTCGGCGGCGGGCTGCTGATGATGCGCTGGCGACCGCGCCGCATCCTGCTGGTCGGCACCCTCGCCATCTTCCCGCTGGCGCTGCCTCCCGCCGCGCTGGCGCTCGCGCCGTCCCTCGGGCTGCTGGTGGCCGTGATGTTCGTGGCGGGGATCGCCGTCGAGGTGTTCGCGGTCGGCTGGATGCTGGCGCTGCACCAGGAGATCCCGGACGAGAAGATGGCCCGGGTGTCGGCGTACGACTGGCTCGGCTCGGTGGCGCTGACGCCGCTGGCGATGGCGGCCGCCGGTCCCGCGGCGAACGCCTTCGGCCGGACCGACGCGCTGTGGGGGTCGGCGGCGCTGGTGGTGCTGCTCACCGGCGCGGTGCTGGTGCTGCCGGACGTACGGCGGCTGGAGCGGCGTACGCCCGAGGGGCACGTGGTGACGGCGGACCTGCAGGTGCCGCAGCCCACCGGGCAGTAG